From one Mya arenaria isolate MELC-2E11 chromosome 4, ASM2691426v1 genomic stretch:
- the LOC128231580 gene encoding cytochrome P450 2D27-like isoform X2 → MITFRYWRGKGATGDSFLNMLTLTEGLLICTCSSTFIFLIYSCVLRMRKTRLVPGPEGYLCCGNSFQIQADHIHKNLKEYHEIYGKIVRLKIFGTTIISISSLNLLKSAFECNPSCEIANDRSENSTSGVFYGRKHIGMADLHSVTLLLREFHKSVAPNISETGGNLDFRFRTEIHNLYLELNSKNRSDTNPHDYLRSFHKNLCSILLIGVTLPPEDPDHDVLWEFIDHLYALIDPAVDAALRTFPFLRLLPGYYGDLYRQTIAARDRVAKRFFEDQKASYRPGVVRGLVDVCLINQQAEITRTGTSWLTDEHIKGLIYDTLAAGMTELLKSLRLFLLLMCHHPEVQARIQTEVDTVIGSDRFPKAGDRMWMPYTEAVMLEVWRYGSQTPLAIPHLCRKDVVLEEYLIEAGTVIFPNLYAVHHDEAVWGDPWNFRPERFLDAKGNLLPTEHVFMLNVIPFGVGKRACPGQDFARSRIFITVAALIQRMRIEPPENSELPSPDPRLYTKNYPMNEPQFQCRFLARGDVFV, encoded by the exons ACGGCTTGTGCCGGGACCCGAGGGATACTTGTGCTGTGGAAATAGTTTTCAAATCCAGGCAGATCATATACACAAGAATTTAAAGgaatatcatgaaatatatgGGAAAATAGTCAGGTTGAAAATATTTGGCACCACAATCATATCGATATCTTCACTGAATTTACTTAAAAGTGCATTTGAGTGCAATCCGTCATGCGAAATTGCCAACGACCGGTCAGAAAACTCGACATCAGGTGTCTTCTATGGACGGAAACACATCGGAATGGCGGACCTTCACAGCGTCACTCTGCTACTGAGGGAGTTCCACAAATCCGTGGCACCGAACATTTCCGAAACAGGTGGAAACCTTGACTTCCGCTTCCGGACTGAAATACACAATTTGTACCTTGAACTCAACAGTAAAAATAGAAGTGACACTAATCCTCATGACTATTTGAGGTCATTTCATAAAAATCTATGTTCTATATTG TTGATCGGAGTGACGCTGCCTCCCGAGGATCCGGACCACGACGTGCTCTGGGAATTTATTGACCACCTGTACGCACTCATTGATCCGGCCGTGGACGCCGCACTCCGCACATTCCCCTTCCTTCGCCTACTTCCGGGTTACTATGGCGATCTATACCGGCAGACGATCGCCGCCCGCGACCGCGTTGCCAAACGATTCTTTGAGGATCAGAAG GCAAGTTACCGGCCCGGGGTCGTTCGGGGTTTGGTGGACGTGTGTCTTATAAACCAGCAGGCAGAGATAACCAGGACCGGGACCTCCTGGCTAACGGATGAACACATCAAGGGCCTTATATACGACACGCTAGCCGCAG GCATGACGGAGCTGCTCAAGTCGCTTCGACTCTTCCTGTTACTCATGTGCCATCATCCGGAAGTTCAAGCTCGCATCCAAACGGAGGTCGACACTGTTATAG GTTCCGATCGTTTTCCGAAAGCCGGTGACCGGATGTGGATGCCGTATACGGAAGCGGTGATGCTAGAGGTGTGGCGGTATGGCTCTCAGACCCCCCTGGCCATCCCCCACCTCTGTCGAAAGGACGTCGTTTTGGAGGAATACCTCATAGAGGCCGGGACTGTG ATTTTCCCGAACTTGTACGCAGTGCATCACGATGAGGCGGTCTGGGGTGATCCTTGGAACTTCCGGCCCGAACGCTTCCTCGACGCCAAGGGAAATCTTCTCCCCACTGAACATGTCTTCATGCTAAA TGTAATACCGTTCGGTGTTGGAAAGCGAGCGTGCCCAGGTCAAGATTTTGCCAGGTCGAGAATTTTCATCACCGTTGCCGCTCTAATTCAGCGCATGCGCATCGAACCTCCGGAAAACAGCGAACTGCCATCACCAGATCCAAGGCTATATACAAAGAATTATCCCATGAATGAACCTCAGTTTCAATGTCGATTTCTAGCTCGTGGAGATGTATTTGTTTGA